The following coding sequences lie in one Dunckerocampus dactyliophorus isolate RoL2022-P2 chromosome 4, RoL_Ddac_1.1, whole genome shotgun sequence genomic window:
- the tbx1 gene encoding T-box transcription factor TBX1 isoform X2 translates to MDDGGPLSPRANAFSIASLICAAEQAGNAAFDKPRACLDQADAEDHSGFTMHYSTVTREMEAFTTSSLSSLNTPGGYHLSPSPGDPYTQHEAHFEPCPAAQPSYSYPGQAPPPSDPAGTPCSSSSSSSTPTSKNIVKKNPKVANINVQLEMKALWDEFNQLGTEMIVTKAGRRMFPTFQVKIFGMDPMADYMLLMDFLPVDDKRYRYAFHSSSWLVAGKADPATPGRVHYHPDSPAKGAQWMKQIVSFDKLKLTNNLLDDNGHIILNSMHRYQPRFHVVYVDPRKDSEKYAEENYKTFVFEETRFTAVTAYQNHRITQLKIASNPFAKGFRDCDPEDWPRNHRPGSLPIMSAFARTRNPMSSPPQQNGTEKDDNRREYERDPSGTPIHADSAHQLMSRVLSPALPVPGGLHTVPLTGGRPSPPHDLRSDHHTLPPDTLHHHPYKYPTSYEHYLGAKTRPSPYPLPSIRGHTYHHHMNPATANMYSATSGPSNYDYGPR, encoded by the exons ATGGACGACGGTGGTCCCCTCTCTCCCAGGGCAAATGCTTTCAGTATTGCCTCTCTGATTTGTGCTGCAGAACAAGCAGGAAACGCAGCGTTTGACAAGCCGAGAGCCTGTCTCGACCAAGCGGACGCTGAGGACCACAGCGGCTTCACCATGCACTACAGCACTGTGACGCGGGAAATGGAAG CCTTCACGACCAGCAGTCTGAGCAGCCTGAACACCCCGGGGGGTTACCACCTCTCTCCGTCCCCCGGGGATCCTTACACCCAACATGAGGCCCACTTCGAGCCGTGCCCGGCAGCTCAGCCCAGCTACAGCTACCCGGGCCAGGCGCCACCACCGAGCGACCCCGCCGGGACCCCTTGTTCCTCatcctcttccagctccacacCCACCAGCAAGAACATTGTGAAGAAGAACCCCAAAGTGGCCAACATTAACGTCCAGCTGGAGATGAAGGCCCTGTGGGACGAATTTAATCAGCTGGGCACCGAGATGATCGTCACGAAGGCGGGAAG GAGAATGTTTCCAACTTTCCAAGTGAAAATATTTGGAATGGATCCCATGGCGGACTACATGCTCCTCATGGACTTCTTGCCAGTAGACGACAAACGTTACAG GTATGCATTCCACAGCTCTTCGTGGCTCGTGGCGGGTAAAGCTGACCCGGCCACCCCGGGAAGGGTGCACTACCACCCGGACTCGCCGGCCAAGGGCGCCCAGTGGATGAAGCAGATTGTTTCTTTTGATAAACTCAAACTCACCAACAACCTCCTAGATGACAACGGACAT ATCATTCTGAACTCCATGCACCGCTACCAGCCCAGGTTCCACGTTGTCTATGTGGATCCCCGCAAAGACAGCGAGAAGTACGCAGAAGAAAACTATAAAACTTTTGTGTTTGAGGAAACTCGCTTTACTGCAGTCACAGCGTACCAGAACCATCGG ATCACCCAGCTGAAGATAGCCAGTAATCCTTTTGCAAAAGGCTTTCGGGACTGTGACCCAGAGGACTG GCCCAGGAATCACAGGCCAGGCTCCTTGCCAATAATGAGTGCTTTTGCCAGAACAAGAAACCCAATGTCATCTCCGCCTCAGCAGAACGGCACAGAGAAAG ATGACAACAGGCGGGAATACGAGCGAGACCCCAGTGGAACGCCCATCCACGCCGACTCCGCTCACCAGCTTATGTCCCGGGTCCTCAGCCCTGCCCTTCCGGTCCCAGGAGGCCTCCACACCGTCCCCCTCACCGGTGGCCGCCCCAGCCCTCCCCATGACCTTCGGTCAGACCACCACACTCTACCCCCGGACACCCTGCACCACCATCCCTACAAATATCCCACCAGCTACGAACACTACTTGGGAGCCAAGACCAGGCCGTCCCCTTACCCTTTACCCAGCATCAGAGGGCACACGTACCACCACCACATGAACCCTGCCACAGCAAACATGTACTCGGCCACCAGTGGGCCCTCAAACTACGACTACGGGCCCAGATAA
- the tbx1 gene encoding T-box transcription factor TBX1 isoform X1 — protein MDDGGPLSPRANAFSIASLICAAEQAGNAAFDKPRACLDQADAEDHSGFTMHYSTVTREMEAISSPWLTQLSHFCDVAAFTTSSLSSLNTPGGYHLSPSPGDPYTQHEAHFEPCPAAQPSYSYPGQAPPPSDPAGTPCSSSSSSSTPTSKNIVKKNPKVANINVQLEMKALWDEFNQLGTEMIVTKAGRRMFPTFQVKIFGMDPMADYMLLMDFLPVDDKRYRYAFHSSSWLVAGKADPATPGRVHYHPDSPAKGAQWMKQIVSFDKLKLTNNLLDDNGHIILNSMHRYQPRFHVVYVDPRKDSEKYAEENYKTFVFEETRFTAVTAYQNHRITQLKIASNPFAKGFRDCDPEDWPRNHRPGSLPIMSAFARTRNPMSSPPQQNGTEKDDNRREYERDPSGTPIHADSAHQLMSRVLSPALPVPGGLHTVPLTGGRPSPPHDLRSDHHTLPPDTLHHHPYKYPTSYEHYLGAKTRPSPYPLPSIRGHTYHHHMNPATANMYSATSGPSNYDYGPR, from the exons ATGGACGACGGTGGTCCCCTCTCTCCCAGGGCAAATGCTTTCAGTATTGCCTCTCTGATTTGTGCTGCAGAACAAGCAGGAAACGCAGCGTTTGACAAGCCGAGAGCCTGTCTCGACCAAGCGGACGCTGAGGACCACAGCGGCTTCACCATGCACTACAGCACTGTGACGCGGGAAATGGAAG CCATATCCAGTCCGTGGCTGACGCAGCTGTCCCATTTTTGCGATGTTGCAGCCTTCACGACCAGCAGTCTGAGCAGCCTGAACACCCCGGGGGGTTACCACCTCTCTCCGTCCCCCGGGGATCCTTACACCCAACATGAGGCCCACTTCGAGCCGTGCCCGGCAGCTCAGCCCAGCTACAGCTACCCGGGCCAGGCGCCACCACCGAGCGACCCCGCCGGGACCCCTTGTTCCTCatcctcttccagctccacacCCACCAGCAAGAACATTGTGAAGAAGAACCCCAAAGTGGCCAACATTAACGTCCAGCTGGAGATGAAGGCCCTGTGGGACGAATTTAATCAGCTGGGCACCGAGATGATCGTCACGAAGGCGGGAAG GAGAATGTTTCCAACTTTCCAAGTGAAAATATTTGGAATGGATCCCATGGCGGACTACATGCTCCTCATGGACTTCTTGCCAGTAGACGACAAACGTTACAG GTATGCATTCCACAGCTCTTCGTGGCTCGTGGCGGGTAAAGCTGACCCGGCCACCCCGGGAAGGGTGCACTACCACCCGGACTCGCCGGCCAAGGGCGCCCAGTGGATGAAGCAGATTGTTTCTTTTGATAAACTCAAACTCACCAACAACCTCCTAGATGACAACGGACAT ATCATTCTGAACTCCATGCACCGCTACCAGCCCAGGTTCCACGTTGTCTATGTGGATCCCCGCAAAGACAGCGAGAAGTACGCAGAAGAAAACTATAAAACTTTTGTGTTTGAGGAAACTCGCTTTACTGCAGTCACAGCGTACCAGAACCATCGG ATCACCCAGCTGAAGATAGCCAGTAATCCTTTTGCAAAAGGCTTTCGGGACTGTGACCCAGAGGACTG GCCCAGGAATCACAGGCCAGGCTCCTTGCCAATAATGAGTGCTTTTGCCAGAACAAGAAACCCAATGTCATCTCCGCCTCAGCAGAACGGCACAGAGAAAG ATGACAACAGGCGGGAATACGAGCGAGACCCCAGTGGAACGCCCATCCACGCCGACTCCGCTCACCAGCTTATGTCCCGGGTCCTCAGCCCTGCCCTTCCGGTCCCAGGAGGCCTCCACACCGTCCCCCTCACCGGTGGCCGCCCCAGCCCTCCCCATGACCTTCGGTCAGACCACCACACTCTACCCCCGGACACCCTGCACCACCATCCCTACAAATATCCCACCAGCTACGAACACTACTTGGGAGCCAAGACCAGGCCGTCCCCTTACCCTTTACCCAGCATCAGAGGGCACACGTACCACCACCACATGAACCCTGCCACAGCAAACATGTACTCGGCCACCAGTGGGCCCTCAAACTACGACTACGGGCCCAGATAA